A single Deinococcus radiopugnans ATCC 19172 DNA region contains:
- a CDS encoding ATP-dependent metallopeptidase FtsH/Yme1/Tma family protein, producing MKRVPWGWGLLGGVLLVLVVVSLTLPRGGANEMTLTDFAASVRGGQVQSANITFQNGTALVGGQLQDGQPYRTRTLANDPLIELARLQERGVTVAYTPPSRLSVFGVLSVLLTLALIVGLVILLLRSRQNSGNDAAGAFGKSKAAVIAEGQIKLNFTDVAGCDEAKQDLQEVVDFLRQPEKYHQLGARI from the coding sequence ATGAAGCGGGTGCCGTGGGGCTGGGGCCTGCTGGGCGGCGTGCTGCTGGTGCTGGTGGTGGTCAGCCTGACGTTGCCGCGTGGCGGCGCCAACGAGATGACCCTGACCGACTTTGCCGCCAGCGTGCGCGGCGGTCAGGTCCAGAGCGCGAACATCACCTTTCAGAACGGCACGGCGCTGGTGGGCGGGCAGCTGCAGGACGGCCAGCCCTACCGGACCCGCACGCTGGCCAACGATCCCCTGATCGAGCTGGCGCGCCTGCAGGAGCGGGGCGTCACGGTGGCCTACACCCCCCCGTCCCGCCTGAGCGTCTTCGGCGTGCTGAGCGTGCTGCTGACCCTGGCCCTGATCGTGGGGCTGGTCATCCTGCTGCTGCGCAGCCGCCAGAACTCGGGCAACGACGCCGCCGGGGCCTTCGGGAAATCGAAGGCGGCGGTGATTGCCGAGGGGCAGATCAAGCTGAACTTCACCGACGTCGCCGGCTGCGACGAGGCCAAGCAGGACCTGCAGGAAGTCGTCGACTTCCTGCGCCAGCCCGAGAAATACCACCAGCTCGGCGCCCGCATCC